The genomic region ATCAGCTTCTTTATTAGCAACACATTCAATTGCTTTACTCATTGAATTATCGTTTTTTCTTCTAATATCTAAAATACTATCAGTCATCATTATTTCTTCATTAGCATTTTTAAAACTAATCCGCGATAATAACTTTTCATTTAATTTAAAACCAATTAAATATTCTTTAATTATCAGTTCGTTACCAACTAAAATAATATCAATGTCATTATATTGTTGTAAAAATTTTATGACACCACTTATTAGTGGCTTATGTCCTAAATCTGAGCCCATAACATCTACTGCAATTTTCACAAACTTCACCTCTTTTTAACAATTAAATTATATCTATTCAACACCAAATATGAAAGGATATACTGGTTGTTCACCTTCAATTTTTTCATATTCAACATCAAAGTTTTCATCAATATACTTTTCAATTAGTCGTAAATCTTGGCGTTTAGCATCTTCACCAATAAAAATTGTTACCAATTGTGATGATGATTTACTAATCATTTTACTTAGTAATTTTTTTGCTACTAAAACTAAATCTGCTTCTTGAGTATAAATTTTTTTATCTAAAATACCAAGATAATTTCCTTCTTTCACAGCAACACCATCAATAGTTGTTGTTCTAACAGCATTAGTAATTCTTGCTGACACAATCTTTTTAATAGCATTTTTCATATTATTAAAATTTTTTTTAGCACTTTTTTCTTCCTTATTAAAACTAAGAATACTAAGCATTCCTTCTGGAATTGAAGTTGTGGGGATAACATAAACATTAGATTTCTTTTCTAGTTTCGCTGCTTGTTGTGCAGTTGAAATAATATTGGAATTATTTGGTAAAATATAAACATCTTTAGCATCAACTAATTCAATCGCTTTTAAAAAATCATCAGTTGATGGGTTCATTGTTTGTCCCCCATTAACTACATACGATGCTTGCAAGTCATTCATAAAATATTTTGCTAAACCTTTACCAGCAGCAACAGTAATAATTGCTCAAGAGTTATTTAAACTACGAAGTTCTTTAATTTCTGTACTATGCTTTTTTGCTTGTAACCCCATATTTTCAATTTTTACTTTTTGAAAATCACCAAATTGTTGTAAATAAACTAATATTTGCCCTGGCATTAACGAATGAACATGAACTTTAAAAATATCTTGATCTTGAACAACAACGATTGATTTACAACCTTGTTCTTCTAACGAAAAGCGAACTTTTTCTAAAGGAAAATTTTTTTGTTTCATTTCACTTAAAATAACAATCGTTTCTGTACAATAACCAAAATTTTCATCATCTAATTTAATAACAACTTCTTTATTATCACTAGCTACTAAATTCTTTTTCTTTTTAATTTCTTTACCTTTTTCTAATGAATAAACCATTCCCTCAATAATTTTAACTAATCCAAAACCACCTGAATCAACAACACCAACTTCTTTTAAAATTGGTAATAAGTTAGGGGTTTGTGCTAATGCATTGTTAGCATTTTCCAAAAACTTATCCATAAATTTTAATGGCAATATTGTTTCCTTAGTTTCAAGTTTAGTATCATCAATAGCAAGTCTAATAACAGTTAAAATTGTTCCTTCAACAGGTTTCATAACTGCTTTATAAGCTACTTGTTTAGCATAAGTTCATGCTTTTAGTAAATCGCTAGTACTGATAAATTCTTCATGAACTAATCCTTTACTAAAACCACGAAAAATTTGGGACAAAATAACTCCTGAATTTCCCCTAGCGCCCATAATCAAACCACGACTAAACACATTTGCTATTTCAGTAATACTAGAAGTTTCATATTTTTTAATTTCTTTAATAGCATTTTCCATTGTTAAATTCATATTTGTTCCCGTATCACCATCTGGAACAGGAAAAACATTTAATTTATCAATTTCTAAATGATAATTATATAAATTATTAGCAGCACTAATAAGCATGATTTTAAATAATTTTGCATCAATTTTCATTTTATTTCACCTACCTCTTAATAAATATTATTCACTAATTAAATCATCAATGCAAATATCAATTTTAAAATTACTATCAAATTCCATTTGCTTTTCCAATTCATATTTAACGCGATGTTGAACTTCTTGTAAAACTTCAAAAATATTAGTATGAATTGAACTAATAATATGAATTTTAACCCCATAATGATTTGGTTCAATTTTTTTAACATCAATTGCTGGGGTAATGTCTTTTTCTAAAGCAATGGCATCTTCATTTTCTTTATTTTCACGACTATAAGCAAACGCAACAACACCTGGTGTTATTGATACAACTTGCTTAATAATGTGAGCAATTTTATCAACATCAATTAATTTCACTTTATAACCACCATTTTATCCGATTTTTAGATTCATTATCTATAATTTATAAATCAACTTTTAGTTTTTTAAACTAAGCCATTAATCCTGCAGTATATAATGCTTTAAAGCGACCTTCTTGATTTTTTAATGTTTCAAAATTACCACTTTGAACAACACCTTTATCTTTTTCTAAAACAAGAATTTCATCAACATCTTTAATCGTTGATAAACGATGCGCAATAATAAAGGTTGTTCTTCCTTTCATTAATTGATTAAGATTTTCTTGAATTTCTTTTTCCATAATATTATCTAAAGAACTTGTTGCTTCATCTAAAATTAAAACTTCAGGATTTTTTAAAAACATTCTTGCAATTACTAATCTTTGTTTTTGACCACCAGATAAAATAAATCCCCGTTCACCTAAAATAGTATCATAACCATTTTTTAAACCAATAATAAAATCATGCAACTCTGCTTTTTTACAAGCAACAATAACTTCTTCTTTAGTAACTTTAAAAACTCCATAACTAATATTTTCAAAGAAAGTACCATAAAAAATTTGGGGTTCTTGTTCAACATAACCAACATGTTGTAAATAAGAAGTTAAATTAATTTTTTTTAAATCTTGATCAGCATTAATGTAAATTGTACCCATAGAAGGATCATAAAACCTTAATAATAATTTAGAAATTGTTGATTTTCCTACTCCCGTTTCACCAACGAAAGCATAAGACTTACCTTGTTCAAAATGATA from Spiroplasma endosymbiont of Lonchoptera lutea harbors:
- a CDS encoding Asp23/Gls24 family envelope stress response protein, encoding MKLIDVDKIAHIIKQVVSITPGVVAFAYSRENKENEDAIALEKDITPAIDVKKIEPNHYGVKIHIISSIHTNIFEVLQEVQHRVKYELEKQMEFDSNFKIDICIDDLISE
- a CDS encoding DAK2 domain-containing protein, producing the protein MKIDAKLFKIMLISAANNLYNYHLEIDKLNVFPVPDGDTGTNMNLTMENAIKEIKKYETSSITEIANVFSRGLIMGARGNSGVILSQIFRGFSKGLVHEEFISTSDLLKAWTYAKQVAYKAVMKPVEGTILTVIRLAIDDTKLETKETILPLKFMDKFLENANNALAQTPNLLPILKEVGVVDSGGFGLVKIIEGMVYSLEKGKEIKKKKNLVASDNKEVVIKLDDENFGYCTETIVILSEMKQKNFPLEKVRFSLEEQGCKSIVVVQDQDIFKVHVHSLMPGQILVYLQQFGDFQKVKIENMGLQAKKHSTEIKELRSLNNSWAIITVAAGKGLAKYFMNDLQASYVVNGGQTMNPSTDDFLKAIELVDAKDVYILPNNSNIISTAQQAAKLEKKSNVYVIPTTSIPEGMLSILSFNKEEKSAKKNFNNMKNAIKKIVSARITNAVRTTTIDGVAVKEGNYLGILDKKIYTQEADLVLVAKKLLSKMISKSSSQLVTIFIGEDAKRQDLRLIEKYIDENFDVEYEKIEGEQPVYPFIFGVE